In Candidatus Contubernalis alkalaceticus, the following proteins share a genomic window:
- a CDS encoding Dps family protein produces MDHLDINKEKEKMNLPGMKPNHSMVKRQEPQTVKGSGISLTHDIRLEMAQKLDEHNCALHVALHQYNKHHWLTEGPESFLSLHHLLDEHVEKTVEHIDKIGERIARLGGISTAHPVTQHEMSYIKHEAEGRYTMRDMLRNDLEHEMKLQQKMREQIQRAHDLQDFGTVEALEEVLLNREDLAYHLYSVLEDDTLVRGIEHVFDQDKIGNRKATEKTPLQ; encoded by the coding sequence ATGGATCATTTAGACATAAATAAGGAAAAGGAAAAAATGAACTTACCGGGCATGAAACCCAATCATTCCATGGTAAAAAGGCAGGAACCACAGACCGTAAAGGGTTCTGGGATAAGTCTTACTCATGATATAAGGTTAGAAATGGCTCAGAAACTAGATGAGCACAACTGTGCTCTACATGTAGCCCTTCATCAGTATAATAAACACCACTGGCTTACCGAGGGCCCCGAATCTTTTCTTTCCCTGCACCACTTGTTGGATGAACATGTCGAAAAAACAGTAGAGCATATAGACAAAATTGGTGAGAGAATTGCTCGCCTGGGTGGAATTTCCACCGCTCATCCGGTAACACAGCATGAGATGTCTTACATCAAGCATGAAGCCGAAGGTCGTTATACCATGAGAGATATGCTGAGAAACGACCTGGAACATGAAATGAAATTACAGCAAAAAATGAGGGAACAAATTCAACGGGCTCATGATCTGCAGGATTTTGGAACTGTTGAAGCCCTGGAGGAGGTTCTACTGAATCGAGAAGACCTGGCGTACCATCTATACAGCGTTCTGGAGGATGATACCCTGGTTCGAGGAATTGAACATGTTTTTGACCAGGATAAGATTGGTAATCGTAAAGCTACGGAAAAAACACCTCTTCAGTAA
- the acpS gene encoding holo-ACP synthase has translation MLMAGGDSLVKGIGIDIVEIDRIKRVYEKYPTRFKNRIITSKEQEYILSKRNPWPNLAGRFAAKEAVMKSLGAGWGKIGFSEIEVVNNETGKPLVFLSGRAALSAVQMGVSEILISISHDGKYALAQAYAQ, from the coding sequence ATGTTAATGGCAGGAGGGGATTCCTTGGTCAAGGGAATTGGAATCGATATTGTGGAAATAGATAGGATAAAGCGTGTTTATGAAAAATACCCAACAAGATTTAAAAATCGTATCATAACCTCTAAGGAACAGGAATATATTCTCTCAAAACGAAACCCCTGGCCAAATCTGGCAGGAAGGTTTGCTGCTAAAGAAGCGGTTATGAAATCTTTGGGCGCCGGTTGGGGTAAGATAGGCTTTTCGGAGATAGAGGTGGTCAACAATGAAACAGGAAAGCCGCTGGTTTTTCTTAGTGGCCGTGCTGCATTATCGGCCGTACAAATGGGGGTTTCTGAGATTTTAATATCTATATCACATGATGGCAAATATGCCCTGGCTCAGGCTTATGCCCAGTGA
- a CDS encoding RrF2 family transcriptional regulator: MKLTTKGEYGVRAMVVLALNYRDGPTPIKEIGRREGISPQYLEQIFLDLRRADLVNSIRGAKGGYTLARHPSEISIGDVVRVLEGPIAPMECVAEGSDSDCCERTEGCLTRGVWEKLRDRMNEVLDDISLEDMISSKNIKS; this comes from the coding sequence GTGAAACTGACAACTAAAGGAGAATATGGTGTACGGGCTATGGTGGTCCTGGCATTAAACTATCGAGATGGCCCAACTCCGATTAAAGAAATTGGCCGCAGGGAAGGGATATCTCCTCAGTATCTGGAGCAGATATTTCTTGACTTGAGAAGAGCTGACCTGGTTAACAGTATCAGGGGTGCGAAGGGTGGCTATACATTGGCCAGGCATCCTTCTGAGATCAGCATTGGCGATGTAGTCAGAGTTTTAGAAGGGCCTATAGCCCCCATGGAATGCGTTGCAGAGGGTTCAGATAGTGATTGCTGCGAGCGCACCGAGGGATGTTTAACTCGGGGAGTTTGGGAAAAGCTAAGGGACAGAATGAATGAAGTTTTAGATGATATTTCTTTAGAGGATATGATAAGCAGTAAGAATATTAAGTCATAG
- the nifS gene encoding cysteine desulfurase NifS, translated as MDRIYLDHAATTPLDGQVLEAMMPFLKESFGNPSSVHSFGREVKKAVEEAREKMASLIGAGCEEIYFTSGGTESDNLAIVGAARALRDRGNHVITTSVEHHAVLDTCLSLKEEGFEVTVLPVDKYGMVDPESLRKALREKTILISVMHANNEVGTIQPVEEIGSIARENDILFHIDGVQAVGNIPVNVEKLNVDLMSLSAHKFYGPKGVGLLYIREGTEVKRLAQGGGQEKGTRAGTENIPGIIGMAKAMEIACEELEENTQRIKALRDRLIQGCLEMEAVTLNGHPTRRLPGNVNLSFEYIEGEALLLSLDFNGIAASSGSACSSGSMNASHVLLATGMSEQTARGAIRFSLGRHNTGQEIETVLQVIRQSVEKLRSMSSIY; from the coding sequence TTGGATAGAATTTATCTGGATCATGCAGCAACTACCCCTTTGGATGGGCAAGTCTTGGAGGCCATGATGCCCTTTTTAAAAGAAAGTTTCGGAAACCCCTCCAGTGTCCACTCTTTTGGTAGAGAGGTAAAGAAAGCTGTGGAGGAGGCCAGGGAAAAAATGGCTTCTCTTATAGGGGCCGGCTGTGAAGAAATATATTTTACCTCCGGGGGGACAGAATCAGATAACCTGGCTATTGTAGGGGCGGCCAGGGCGCTGCGGGATAGGGGGAATCATGTGATTACTACCTCGGTGGAACACCATGCAGTCCTGGACACCTGTCTATCTCTAAAAGAAGAAGGTTTTGAGGTTACGGTGCTTCCGGTGGATAAATATGGTATGGTTGATCCTGAATCATTAAGGAAGGCCTTGAGGGAAAAGACTATCTTAATTTCAGTGATGCATGCCAACAATGAAGTGGGAACCATTCAACCCGTGGAGGAAATAGGAAGTATTGCCAGAGAAAATGATATTTTATTCCATATAGATGGGGTTCAGGCGGTAGGAAACATACCGGTAAATGTGGAAAAACTAAATGTTGATTTAATGTCCCTGTCGGCTCATAAATTTTACGGCCCCAAGGGCGTAGGCCTTTTGTATATTCGGGAGGGAACAGAGGTCAAGCGCCTGGCGCAGGGCGGAGGACAGGAAAAAGGAACCCGGGCGGGAACGGAAAATATTCCGGGAATAATCGGTATGGCAAAAGCAATGGAAATAGCCTGTGAAGAACTGGAGGAGAATACCCAAAGGATAAAAGCTCTCCGGGATCGGTTAATTCAGGGCTGTTTGGAGATGGAAGCGGTAACTCTCAACGGCCATCCCACCCGCAGGCTGCCGGGCAATGTAAATTTAAGTTTTGAGTATATCGAGGGTGAGGCGCTGCTTTTAAGCCTGGACTTTAATGGGATAGCCGCTTCCAGCGGGTCTGCCTGTAGTTCAGGTTCCATGAATGCTTCTCATGTGCTCCTGGCCACGGGAATGTCGGAACAGACAGCCCGGGGAGCCATTCGGTTTTCTTTAGGCAGGCATAATACCGGCCAGGAAATAGAAACAGTTTTGCAGGTGATACGGCAATCGGTGGAAAAACTAAGAAGTATGTCATCTATTTATTAA
- the nifU gene encoding Fe-S cluster assembly scaffold protein NifU, translating to MYSEKVMEHFNNPRNAGDMDNPDGSGEIGNVRCGDVTKVFIKVNQQGIIEDITFRTFGCGAAIASSSMLTEMVKGKHIDEALKITDIDVADNLGGLPPQKLHCSNLAADALKAAIKDYQSKDKK from the coding sequence ATGTACAGCGAAAAGGTAATGGAGCACTTCAACAACCCGAGAAATGCAGGGGATATGGATAATCCCGACGGGTCAGGGGAAATTGGCAATGTGCGCTGTGGGGATGTTACCAAAGTATTTATAAAGGTAAACCAACAGGGGATTATTGAAGATATAACTTTCAGAACCTTCGGTTGTGGTGCAGCCATAGCCTCCAGTTCCATGCTGACGGAAATGGTTAAGGGCAAGCATATAGATGAAGCGTTGAAGATTACGGACATTGATGTAGCGGATAATTTGGGAGGGCTCCCACCACAGAAACTGCACTGCTCTAACCTGGCTGCCGATGCTCTTAAGGCCGCTATTAAGGATTATCAAAGCAAGGATAAAAAATAA
- a CDS encoding YlbF family regulator encodes MNAVEMSQDFGVAIINSDEYQAFQKAQDNLDNNKDAQELIQEFQQKQMEVYQTRQRGEEVTGEAVDAVKGLQDQMLENENIKEYLVAKQNYEKFMAAINRNLMKSVGLVLGEAGSSGSSGGCDCSSCG; translated from the coding sequence ATGAATGCAGTTGAAATGTCCCAGGATTTTGGGGTGGCCATAATTAATTCCGATGAGTATCAGGCTTTTCAAAAAGCTCAGGATAATTTAGATAACAACAAAGATGCCCAAGAACTTATACAGGAGTTTCAGCAAAAGCAGATGGAGGTATACCAGACCCGTCAAAGGGGAGAGGAAGTTACCGGGGAAGCAGTTGATGCTGTAAAAGGTTTACAAGATCAGATGCTTGAAAATGAAAATATTAAGGAGTATTTAGTGGCCAAGCAAAATTATGAAAAGTTTATGGCAGCCATTAACCGCAATCTTATGAAATCTGTAGGGTTGGTCTTGGGGGAAGCCGGGTCATCTGGTTCTTCCGGCGGTTGTGATTGTTCATCTTGCGGATAG
- a CDS encoding NAD(P)H-hydrate dehydratase has translation MKIVTAEKMREMDARAIKQYEIPGVVLMENAGLRVVEAIMEMGVAPGSRVVVVSGKGNNGGDGFVIARHLVNLGFEVPVFSFSSEEEYRGDARTNFMVLKNMGVNTIHIIEQEDLLFLERELLHAKLVVDALLGTGAVSQVRGLMREAIECLNQSGRKVISVDIPSGIHADTGEVLGRAVKAQKTVTFALPKQGLFLYPGAEYAGEVIVGAISIPEELMDDREVKVNLITQKMVQQLLPKRKPNSHKGTYGRVMILGGSPGFTGAVAMAGETALRSGSGLITVGVPVGLNPVLEAKLTEVMTYPLPETLDQGLSSKALDPVLTFLESCDAAGIGPGIYPDGEAFSLLAGILQGTPVPLVLDAGALTLLARDKYLLKECKQPLVLTPHPGEMATLLNRTVEDVEKGRLQAAGHFAQTWGVTIVLKGARTVVALPTGELFINITGNSGMASGGTGDVLTGLITSLIGQGLTPGDAAVVGVYLHGLAGDRRARVTGEAGLTAGDLINELPNTLNALLNLPEEIVDKLFYFNRDLR, from the coding sequence ATGAAAATAGTAACTGCTGAAAAAATGCGGGAGATGGACGCCCGGGCAATAAAGCAGTATGAAATTCCAGGAGTTGTTCTGATGGAAAATGCCGGCCTTCGGGTGGTGGAGGCTATCATGGAGATGGGAGTTGCTCCTGGAAGCAGGGTGGTGGTGGTCTCTGGAAAGGGTAACAACGGAGGAGACGGGTTTGTGATCGCCAGGCACCTGGTCAACCTGGGTTTTGAGGTGCCAGTATTTTCTTTTTCTTCGGAGGAAGAATACCGGGGAGATGCCCGGACAAATTTTATGGTTTTAAAGAATATGGGAGTTAACACAATACATATAATAGAACAGGAGGACCTACTTTTCCTGGAAAGGGAACTGCTTCATGCCAAGCTGGTGGTAGATGCTTTATTGGGAACAGGTGCTGTCAGCCAGGTAAGAGGGCTTATGAGGGAAGCTATTGAATGCTTGAACCAGTCCGGCAGAAAAGTTATCTCTGTGGATATCCCCTCAGGCATTCATGCGGATACGGGAGAAGTTTTAGGTAGGGCCGTAAAGGCCCAAAAAACAGTTACCTTTGCTCTGCCTAAACAGGGTTTGTTCCTTTATCCCGGGGCTGAATATGCAGGAGAAGTTATAGTAGGGGCTATCAGCATTCCTGAGGAATTGATGGATGATAGGGAAGTTAAAGTAAATCTGATTACACAAAAGATGGTGCAGCAGCTTTTGCCCAAGCGAAAACCCAATTCTCACAAGGGTACCTACGGGAGAGTGATGATTCTGGGAGGTTCCCCGGGATTTACCGGTGCGGTGGCTATGGCGGGTGAAACGGCTCTGCGCAGTGGATCAGGATTAATTACGGTGGGAGTTCCTGTGGGGCTAAATCCTGTTTTAGAGGCAAAGCTGACGGAGGTGATGACTTACCCCTTACCGGAAACTTTAGACCAAGGTCTTTCTTCTAAGGCTCTAGATCCAGTGCTTACTTTTCTAGAAAGCTGTGATGCTGCAGGAATTGGCCCCGGTATTTACCCCGATGGAGAAGCTTTTTCATTGTTGGCGGGCATCCTTCAGGGCACTCCCGTTCCTTTAGTATTGGATGCCGGGGCGCTTACTCTCCTGGCCAGGGATAAATACCTGCTGAAAGAGTGTAAACAGCCTCTGGTGCTTACTCCGCATCCAGGAGAAATGGCCACGCTTTTGAACCGGACTGTGGAGGATGTAGAAAAAGGCCGGCTTCAGGCAGCAGGACATTTTGCCCAGACCTGGGGGGTAACTATTGTTTTAAAGGGGGCCAGGACTGTTGTGGCCCTTCCCACCGGGGAGTTATTTATAAACATTACCGGTAATTCCGGGATGGCCAGTGGGGGCACAGGAGATGTGCTCACAGGATTGATAACCAGTCTTATTGGCCAGGGGCTTACCCCCGGTGATGCTGCCGTGGTGGGGGTTTACCTGCATGGATTGGCCGGGGACCGCAGGGCCCGGGTGACTGGTGAGGCGGGCCTGACGGCGGGAGACCTGATTAATGAACTTCCCAACACTCTAAATGCCCTGTTAAATCTGCCGGAAGAAATAGTAGATAAACTTTTTTACTTTAACCGTGATTTGAGGTAA
- a CDS encoding CBS domain-containing protein: MKAEDIMKKKVITVKEHDTVQEVANVLLENGIGGVPVVSDDNRVLGIITEGDLIYQGKKFQIPAFVEILGGVFYFNNPTKFEKDLKKMVAIKAADIMSTKIISVQEDTPLDDIATLMVEKEINRVPVVSSHRKLVGIISRQDIIKAIHQKQE, translated from the coding sequence TTGAAGGCAGAAGATATTATGAAAAAAAAGGTGATTACGGTTAAAGAGCATGATACAGTGCAGGAGGTGGCCAATGTTCTATTGGAAAACGGCATAGGGGGAGTGCCGGTGGTCAGTGATGACAACAGGGTTCTTGGAATCATTACCGAGGGAGATTTGATTTATCAGGGCAAAAAATTTCAAATTCCCGCATTTGTTGAAATTTTGGGGGGAGTATTTTATTTTAACAACCCTACGAAATTTGAGAAGGATTTAAAAAAGATGGTGGCCATCAAGGCGGCTGATATTATGAGCACTAAAATTATTTCTGTGCAGGAGGATACTCCTCTAGATGATATTGCTACCCTAATGGTGGAAAAGGAAATTAACCGGGTCCCGGTGGTAAGTTCACACCGAAAACTGGTGGGAATCATCAGCAGGCAGGATATTATTAAGGCCATCCATCAGAAGCAGGAATAA
- a CDS encoding LolA family protein yields the protein MSPEKLKGNIEKRMERVKTYHLKMEMEIFSPEALQVYSIEQWFQSPGKYRLEMSGGEARQVIISSGEDIWIYHPELKDYYRISEPLKEESHTPFLLSGFWNNLLNARELTIIGEERHDNSNFYILEVIPQEQTSHWFKEIIWLEKKKLVPFLIEVYDDQGSQVSEFRYQEIVINNDISPELFESDFSWEEAQAQCQALSLTMEEVREAVDFPLKLPSYLPSGVQLDLITMSEEPGCRSVIFHYRGLSQFSLIQNGPVNREGELVETAAGVNAVGAERVSVGDDYGFIREDQGINTLFWQFQEQIYIITGELEPVQMVKVASSLCD from the coding sequence ATGTCTCCGGAAAAACTCAAGGGAAATATAGAAAAGCGGATGGAAAGGGTAAAAACGTACCATTTAAAGATGGAAATGGAGATTTTTTCTCCTGAAGCGCTCCAGGTTTACTCCATTGAACAGTGGTTTCAAAGTCCGGGAAAGTATCGTTTGGAAATGTCCGGAGGAGAAGCCCGTCAGGTTATTATTAGTTCTGGAGAGGACATCTGGATATATCATCCGGAATTAAAAGATTATTATCGGATTAGTGAGCCGCTTAAGGAGGAAAGTCATACTCCTTTCCTGCTGTCGGGTTTTTGGAACAATCTGTTGAATGCCAGGGAACTTACTATCATCGGTGAAGAAAGACACGACAACAGTAACTTTTACATATTGGAGGTTATTCCCCAGGAACAGACCTCTCACTGGTTTAAGGAAATAATATGGCTGGAAAAAAAGAAATTGGTACCCTTTCTAATTGAGGTTTATGACGACCAGGGAAGTCAGGTAAGTGAGTTCCGTTATCAGGAGATTGTTATAAATAATGATATTAGCCCTGAACTGTTTGAATCGGATTTCTCCTGGGAGGAGGCTCAAGCTCAGTGCCAGGCACTGTCCCTCACAATGGAGGAAGTAAGAGAGGCCGTGGATTTTCCACTGAAACTACCATCTTACCTGCCCTCAGGCGTGCAGTTAGACCTGATTACCATGAGTGAGGAGCCCGGCTGCCGGTCGGTGATATTTCATTACCGGGGTTTAAGTCAGTTTTCTCTGATACAAAATGGACCGGTGAATAGGGAGGGGGAACTGGTGGAGACTGCTGCCGGGGTGAATGCGGTGGGGGCCGAAAGGGTTTCCGTAGGGGATGATTACGGTTTTATACGGGAGGACCAAGGTATTAATACCCTTTTTTGGCAGTTCCAGGAACAAATATATATAATCACTGGGGAGCTGGAACCCGTACAAATGGTAAAAGTCGCCTCTTCTCTATGCGATTAA
- a CDS encoding homoserine dehydrogenase — protein sequence MVKDIINIGLLGCGTVGSGVMNIIKNNGAEIEGKIKTRLQIKKVLVRNLDKDRAAGLEGVQLTLDAEDIIADPDIQIIVEVMGGVDQSRDLIKRALRKGKYVVTANKDLLAQYGQELFQLASENGVNIFYEASVAGGIPIIRPLKHCLAANKILKIMGIINGTTNYILTRMTTLEMSYGDALKEAQEKGFAEQDPSSDVLGKDAAYKLAILASLAFNSSIEMDSIYTEGIDKVTLRDIRYAEELGYALKLLAIGDREQEGIVLRVHPTLIPQNHPLAAVNYEFNAIFLEGDAVGEIMLYGRGAGQMPTGSAVVADIIEAARLINHQVDNDMMEVEFAPKPVKHLSSHTSKFYLRLKAIDQPGVFASLSSLFGEEKVSLDMIIQKRKVEDTAEVVMVTHHIKEEYFFNALRKIEALSCIKEISQVIRVESGA from the coding sequence ATGGTAAAAGATATTATAAATATTGGTTTGCTGGGATGCGGCACAGTAGGTTCCGGAGTCATGAACATTATTAAAAATAATGGTGCTGAAATTGAGGGAAAAATTAAAACCCGGCTGCAGATTAAAAAGGTGCTGGTGCGAAACCTGGATAAGGATAGGGCAGCAGGGCTGGAGGGAGTTCAGCTGACTTTGGATGCAGAAGATATTATCGCTGACCCCGATATTCAGATAATAGTAGAGGTAATGGGCGGGGTAGATCAGTCCAGGGACTTAATAAAGAGGGCTTTGAGAAAGGGGAAATACGTGGTTACGGCCAATAAAGACCTTCTGGCTCAGTATGGGCAGGAGCTGTTTCAACTGGCCTCTGAAAACGGAGTTAATATCTTTTATGAGGCCAGTGTGGCCGGGGGAATTCCTATAATCCGCCCATTGAAACACTGTCTGGCGGCCAATAAAATATTAAAAATTATGGGTATCATCAATGGTACCACCAACTATATTTTAACCCGAATGACCACCCTGGAGATGAGCTATGGGGATGCACTGAAAGAAGCTCAGGAAAAAGGTTTTGCTGAACAGGACCCCAGTTCTGATGTGTTGGGCAAGGATGCTGCTTACAAACTGGCTATTCTGGCCTCACTGGCTTTTAATTCCTCCATTGAGATGGACAGTATTTACACCGAGGGTATAGATAAGGTTACCTTGAGGGATATTCGTTATGCAGAGGAATTGGGTTATGCATTGAAGCTTCTGGCCATCGGTGACCGGGAGCAGGAGGGAATAGTGCTTCGGGTTCATCCTACCTTGATTCCCCAAAATCATCCTCTGGCGGCAGTCAACTATGAGTTTAATGCCATCTTTCTTGAAGGGGACGCTGTAGGAGAGATTATGTTATATGGAAGGGGCGCCGGACAGATGCCTACAGGCAGTGCGGTGGTGGCGGATATTATTGAGGCGGCCCGGTTGATCAATCACCAGGTGGATAATGATATGATGGAAGTGGAATTTGCTCCTAAGCCTGTTAAACATTTGAGCAGTCATACATCAAAGTTTTACCTTCGGTTGAAAGCCATCGACCAACCAGGGGTTTTCGCCAGCCTGTCCAGTTTATTTGGAGAGGAAAAGGTAAGTCTTGACATGATTATCCAGAAGAGAAAAGTAGAGGATACAGCGGAGGTAGTGATGGTTACCCATCACATTAAAGAGGAGTATTTTTTCAACGCTCTTCGTAAGATAGAGGCTTTGTCCTGTATTAAAGAAATCAGTCAGGTGATCCGGGTGGAAAGCGGAGCATAA
- a CDS encoding cofactor-independent phosphoglycerate mutase, with protein sequence MSKCKYIVVLGDGMPDYKIEALENKTPLEAARTPNMDFLARKGEVGMVATVPQGYPPGSDVANLSVMGYEPEIYYTGRSPLEAVSMGVALEEEDVAFRCNLVTLSQEQDFAQKVMVDYSAGEITTSEASQLIEEVNRNLRCENIIFYPGISYRHLMVWKGGAEEVNLTPPHDISDKKIGSYLPRGEEKLMQLMKAADSFLPAHPVNQDRERRRLNPANCLWFWGQGKKPVLTPFEEKYGLTGSVISAVDLIKGIGICAGLKVVEVPGATGNIHTDFIGKARAALQELKDGNDYVYIHIEAPDEAGHQGDLETKIRAIEEIDQKVLGEIINNLEGFENVRIMFLSDHPTPLALKTHTAEPVPFLLYDHRKNQEGTTNGFHEETAAAAQNIFFSGVQLLDYFLQKK encoded by the coding sequence ATGAGTAAATGCAAATATATTGTGGTATTGGGTGATGGAATGCCCGATTATAAAATAGAAGCGTTGGAGAATAAGACTCCCCTGGAGGCGGCCCGGACCCCTAACATGGATTTTTTAGCCCGAAAGGGGGAGGTGGGCATGGTTGCCACCGTGCCCCAAGGTTATCCTCCGGGAAGCGATGTGGCAAACCTCTCAGTTATGGGATATGAACCTGAAATTTATTACACCGGGAGGTCACCTCTGGAAGCGGTGAGTATGGGGGTAGCTCTAGAGGAAGAGGACGTGGCTTTTCGCTGCAACCTGGTTACGCTATCTCAAGAGCAGGATTTTGCTCAAAAAGTAATGGTGGATTACAGTGCTGGGGAGATAACCACTTCAGAAGCTTCCCAACTCATAGAAGAGGTAAACCGGAATCTTCGGTGCGAGAATATAATATTTTACCCTGGAATTAGCTACCGGCACCTGATGGTATGGAAAGGAGGGGCTGAGGAAGTTAATCTTACCCCTCCTCATGATATTTCTGATAAAAAAATTGGCTCTTATCTTCCCCGGGGAGAGGAAAAGCTGATGCAGCTCATGAAGGCGGCGGATTCGTTCCTTCCTGCTCATCCGGTAAACCAGGATCGGGAAAGACGCCGCTTAAACCCCGCTAACTGCCTATGGTTTTGGGGGCAGGGGAAAAAGCCTGTACTGACACCCTTTGAAGAGAAATACGGACTTACGGGTTCAGTAATTTCTGCGGTGGATCTTATTAAAGGAATCGGAATTTGTGCGGGGCTTAAGGTGGTAGAAGTCCCCGGAGCTACGGGAAATATTCATACGGATTTTATTGGAAAGGCCCGGGCTGCACTGCAGGAGTTAAAGGATGGAAATGATTATGTTTACATTCATATAGAGGCCCCCGATGAAGCAGGTCACCAGGGAGACCTGGAGACTAAGATCAGGGCCATAGAGGAGATTGACCAAAAAGTTTTAGGGGAAATTATTAATAATCTGGAGGGCTTCGAGAACGTTAGAATCATGTTTCTTTCGGATCATCCCACCCCCCTGGCATTGAAAACACATACGGCTGAGCCGGTGCCCTTTTTATTATATGATCACAGGAAAAACCAGGAAGGGACTACTAACGGTTT